GCGCCGGCATCACCACCGGCTACCTCGAGCCGGACGACACCCGCACGTTCCGTGGGAGCCAGCCGGTGCTGCGCGAGCAGATGGCCGCGTTCCTGTTCCGCTTCCGCACGTTCTGACCCCCACCGGAGGACCCATGACCGAGCCGCTGGACCCGAGCCCTTCGCACGACCGCACCGCGGGAGCGACCGTCACCCTGCCGGTTCCGCCGTCGGTGGCGCTGGCGGTAGTCACCGACCTCGGCAGTTTCCCTGCCTGGCTCGACATGCACAGCGGGTGGCGCGGGCGGGCACCCGGTCGCGCCGTCGTCGGGTTGCAGTTCGTCGAGCAGGTGCAGCTGATGGGCATTCCCGCCGAGGTGCAGTGGGAGGTCGTCGAGGTCGGTGACGACCGCCTGGGGCTCGAGGGGTCGGGACCCATGGAGCTGACCCTGGCCCTGCTGGTGACGCTCGCCCCCCAGGGCGACGGAACGACCCTCCGACTGGACATCGGCCTGTCCGGCGACCCCGTGCGGGGGCCGATGGGCGGCTCGGTCCTGCAGAGCGTGCAGGAGGCGGTCGACGCATCGGTGACCCGACTCGTCGACCATGTGGCCGGTGCCGACCCCACCGCCGCCGGGCCGGCCGACGGAGCGGCTCCCGTGCGCCACGACCGCACCGGTCAGCTGCTCGACCCGCACACCCCGGTCATCGTCGGTGTGGGCCAGCACGCGAACCGAGCGGTCGGCGAGGAGCTGCTCGATCCCGTCGAGCTCAGCGTCCTGGCCCTGCGTGCGGCCGAGACCGACAGCGGCAGCAGCGGACTGCTCGCATCGGCCGACGCCGTCTACGCGATCGCCAGCGCCTCGTGGACCTACCGGGACCAGGCGGCCGCGGTCGCCGCACAGGTCGGCGCCGACCCGGCCGAGACGGTCATGTCCGCGCGGTTCGGCGGGGATGCCGGCGCCCTGCTGCTCAACGACGCGGGCGCCGCGATCGCCGAGGGTCGGGTGGCGGTCGCCCTGGTCAGCGGCGCCGAGGCCGGAGCCACCCTGGCGGCGGCGCAGAAGCAGGGCCTCGAGCTCGACTGGCCGCGGCAGGCCGAGGACGTGGCCCCCACGCGTGTGCTCGGCAGCGACCGGGCCGCCAACACCGACCCGGAGACCGCCGCCGGGCTCAGCGTCCCGGTGTACACCTACGCCCTGTTCGAGTCAGCGTTGCAGGCCGCCGCCGGGCACGACACGGCCGAGCACGAGCAGGTCGTCAGCGAGCTGTGGTCGGGCCTGTCCGACGTCGCGGCGGCGAACCCCCATGCCTGGTCGCCGCAGGCCCGGTCCGCGTCCGAGCTGCTCGAGGTCGGCGACGAGAACCGCATGATCTCCTCGCCGTACCGCAAGCTGATGTGCGCCAACCTCACGGTCGACCTCGCCGCGGGGCTGATCGTCACCAGTGTCGCCGCCGCGCAGGCCGCAGGTGTGCCCCAGGACCGGTGGGTCTTCCTGCACGCCGGTGCGTCGGCCCACGACGAGTGGTTCGTGTCCGAGCGGGGCGACCTCGCCTCGTCCCCGGCGATCCGCACGATCGGCGCCGCCGCCCTGGCTCACGCGGGCCGTTCGATCGAGCAGATCCGGCACGTCGACCTGTACTCGTGCTTCCCGTCGGCGGTGCAGATCGGCGCCCGCGAGCTGGGCCTGCCCGTCGGCGACCCCGCCCGGCCGCTCAGCGTCACCGGTGGGCTGACCTTCGCCGGCGGTCCGGGCAACAACTACGGGACGCACGCCGTCGCGAGCCTCGTCCCCCGGCTGCGGGCGGAGCCGGACACCTTCGGCCTGTCGACCTCGGTGGGCTGGTTCCTGACCAAGCACGCCGTGGGGATCTTCTCGGCCCAGCCGCCCGTGCAGCCGTACCGCGACCTGCACCCCGTCGTGGAGGCCACTCCGACGCGCACCGTGCTGGCCGAGTACGAGGGCGAGGCCGTCGTGGAGGCGCACACCACCCAGTTCGACCGTGACGGGTCGCCCGACGCGGTGATCCTCAGCGTCGTCACCCCCGCCGGCGACCGGGTGCTCGTGCGGACGCGGCAGCCCGAGGTCGCGTCCGCCGGATCGATCGCGGGCCGGCGGGTCCAGGTGGGGTCCACCGAGGAGGTCCGGCTGCTGGACGAGTCCACCGAGGTCCCCGCGGCGCCGCCGCTGCCGGTCCGCACCGAGCGGCACGGGTCGACCCTCGTGATCGTCATCGACCGCCCGGAGCGCCGCAACGCCGTGGACCTGCGCACCGCGCTGCTGATCGAGCGCGCCGTCGACCTGCTGGAGTCAGACCCCACGCTCCGGGTCGGGGTGCTGACCGGGGCCGGGGGTCATTTCTCGGCCGGCATGGACCTGAAGGCGGCGGCCGCCGGCCAGTTCCCGCTCACGGACGGCCGCGGCCCGCTCGGCATCACGGGCCGACCCCCGACGAAGCCGCTCGTCGCGGCCGTGGAGGGCGCCGCCCTCGCCGGCGGATGTGAGCTGGCGCTGGCCGCGGACCTGATCGTGGCATCCTCCACCTCGGTGTTCGGCCTTCCCGAGCCCAAGCGTGGCCTCGTCGCGGCAGCGGGGGGCGTGATGCGACTGACGCAGGCGCTGCCGCGCAAGCTGGCCATGGAGATGGTGCTCACCGGTGACCCGGTGCCGGCCGTCCGCCTGGCCGAGCTGGGCCTGGTGAACCGCGTGGTCGAGCCCGGTCGCGCACTCGAGGCGGCCCTCGAGCTCGCTGCGTCCATCGCCGTCAACGCGCCGATGTCGGTGCGGATCGGCAAGCAGATCGTCACCGAGTCCCCCGACTGGACCACCGACGAGGCCTTCGACCGCCAGTCCGACCTCGCGGCGCCGGCGGTGTTCTCCGACGACGCCCGCGAGGGCGTCCAGGCCTTCGTCGAGCACCGCGACCCGGTCTGGACCGGCCACTGAGCCCCTCCCGTACCCGCTGGGAGTGACGTTTCGGCCCCGAAATCGCTCGATCAGGGGCAGAAACGTCACTCCCAGCGGGGACGGGAGGTGATGTCCGACACATCTGCGCCAAAAGACCCTCGCTGGTCAGGAACGTGTGCCTGGATGACCTAGCCTCGGCCTGTGATCTCCCTGCTCTCCAACCTGCTCCTCGTGCTCGTCAGCGTCGCCCTGGTGCTCCTGATCGGGGCACTGGTCGTCGTCCTGTTCAACGCCGCTGCCGGTTGGGTCGTGGCCCGGGTCGAGGAGCGCGCGGAGGACCGCGAGCAGGTGCCGACCCGGCGTTGAGCGTGACAGGCTGACGCCATGAGTGCCGGCCGATTCGCCCCGTCGCCCTCGGGCGACCTGCACATCGGCAACCTGCGGACCGCCGTGCTCGCCTGGCTGTTCGCCCGCGGCACGGGACGCCGGTTCCTCCTGCGGGTCGAGGACCTCGACCAGGGTCGCTCCGGGGCCGAGGCCGAGGCCCGGCAGCTGCAGGACCTCCGGGAGCTCGGTCTGGACTGGGACGGCGAGGTGGTGCGGCAGTCCGACCGCGCCGACACCTACGCCGCCGCGCTGGAGCGGCTCACCGAGGAAGGCCGGACCTACCCGTGCTTCTGCTCGCGGCGCGAGATCCGCGAGGCCACCCGGGCGCCGCACGCGCCCCCCGGGTCCTATCCCGGCACCTGCCGTGACCTGGACCCGGCCGAGCGGGACCGGCGGGCCACCGGACGGCCACCGGCGATCCGGCTGCGGGCCGAGGTCGACAGCTGGTCGGCGACCGACCTGGTGCTCGGCGAGCTGGCCGGACCGGTGGACGACCTCGTGCTGCGGCGTGGCGACGGGACGGCGGCGTACCACCTCGCCGTCGCCGTCGACGACGCCGACCAGGGTATCGACCAGGTGGTCCGCGGCGACGACCTGGTGGGCTCGACACCGGGACAGGCCCACCTGGCGCACCTGCTCGACCTGCCGGCGCCGACCTACGCCCACGTGCCCCTGGCGGTCAATGTCCAGGGACAGCGGCTGGCCAAACGGGACGGCGCCGTGACCGCGGCAGACCTTCGCGCCCTCGGCCTGGACCCCCTGGCGCTGATCGCCGCGTCCCTGGGCCTGGCCGGCGACCTGCCGCGCCTGCTGAGGGACTTCGACCCGGCCGCCCTCCCCCGCGAGCCCTGGGTGTTCAGAACCCCCTGAGGCGGTGCGCCTCGACCATGTGTTCGCCAGCCCGAGCGTGCGAGGGCGTGAGCGGAGCGAGGCGAACCCCACGCGGGTGTCGCCTCGGGCTCCGCCCTCACGGTCGCTCCGCTCCCTGGCGACCGCCACCCGGGTGTGGTTTCGAGGCTGCTCGTTCCTCGCAGCACCTCAACCACCGAGGACGCGCGACCTCGTGTTCGCCAGCCCGAGCTTGCGAGGGCGTGAGCGGAGCGAGGCGAACCCCACGCGGGTGTCGCCTCGGGCTCCGCCCTCACGGTCGCTCCGCTCCCTGGCGACCGCCACCCGGGTGTGGTTTCGAGGCTGCTCGTTCCTCGCAGCACCTCAACCACCGAGGACGCGCGACCTCGTGTTCGCCAGCCCGAGCTTGCGAGGGCGTGAGCGGAGCGAGGCGAACCTCACGCGAGGGTCGCCTCGGGCTCCGCCCTCACGGTCGCTGCGCTCCCTGGCGACCACGGGACCCGTTCGCCGGCCCGCGCAGCGAGGCGAACGGACCGGCCTGACCGGCTCGGTCAGCCGATGAAGTCGGCCAGCAGGCGTGACAGGATCGTCGGCTGCTCGATCGTGCTGGAGTGTCCGCAGTCCGGCACGACCTCCAGCCGCGCTCCGGCGATGCCGGCCACGATGGCCTCGGACTTGTGCACCGGCGTGGCGACGTCGTCGGCACCCACCACGACCAGGGTCGGTGCGGTGATCGAGCCGAGCTCGGGGGCCACCGGCAAGCGGTCCGTCACACCGAGGATCGCCTGCCGCATGCCGCTGCGGTCGACCGTGGCCAGGTCCTCCAGCCAGCGGTCGATGCGCGGACGGACGGCCGGATCGCCCAGGGCGGTCGGGCCGAACATGATCGGCTCCACCTGGCCGCGGACGATCCCCATGCCGAACAGCCGGTACACCCGGGCGAGCAGGCGGTACCGCTTGACCTTCTCCGGGTCCTCGGGTCCGGCGCTGGTGTCGAGCAGGCTCAGCGAGAGGACACGGTCGGGGTGGCGGGCGGCGAGTCGCATCCCGACGAAGCCGCCCATCGACAGCCCCACGTAGTGGACCGCGTCCAGGCCGAGCTCGTCGAGCAGTCCCACCACGTCGCCCAGCAGGGTGTCCATGTCGTAGCCGCCGGTGGTGGCGGGCGGGGTGCGACCCTGGCCGCGCCAGTCGATCGTGATGCACCGGTAGCGCTCCCCCAGCGCGGCGACCTGGTCGTCGAACATGCGGCCGCTGAACAGCAGGCCGTGGCCGAACACCACGGTGGGTGCCTCCGGCCGGCCTGCGGGCGCGCCCGTGTCGGTCAGGTGGACGTCGGTGCCGTTGACGTGCAGGAGGGGCATGGGTCACGAGGGTAGTCCGCCTCGTGGCGCAGGTCACACTTGACAAGGTTTGTGAGTGATCACTAACTTAACTCCATGGTCACCGGAAAGCGCATGAAGGCAGAGGACCGCAAGCGACTGATCCTCGACGCAGCGATCGTCGAGTACGGCAGCGGCGGGCTCCACGAGACGTCCACCGAGGCGATCGCCGAACGCGCCGGGGTGTCGCAGCCCTACCTCTTCCGCCTGTTCGGCACCAAGCAGGACCTGATCATCGCCGCGATCCACCAGCACACCGACACCCTGCGGGGCCTGTTCGCCCGGGCGGTGGCCGAGCGCGGCGAGCTGAGCCCGCTCGACGCGATGGGCGAGGAGTACGCCCGGATCCTGGCCGAGGACCCCAACTCGCTGCGCTGCCAGCTGCACACCTGGGCCGCGGCGGGAGACCCCGCGATCGGACCGGTGGCGCGGTCCACCTACCTCGAGATCCTCGACGACATCCGTCGCCTGAGCGGCGCGTCCGACGAGGAGATCACCGACTTCATGGCGCACGGGATGTTGATGACCGTGGCCGCTGCGCTCGACATCCCCGACCTCGCCTGCTCCATCCCCACGTCATCGATCGGCACCACCACCCCTCCCTCCCCCTCCCCCCAGGACGACTGACATGTTCGATTTCCTTGCCCGCATCGCCACCACCCGACCGCGCCGAGTCCTGCTCGTCACGGCCCTGTTCATCGCCCTCGCCGGCGTGCTCGGCGGCCCCGTCGCGGGGCTGCTCAACGCCGACACCGACTCGTTCAGCGACACCAGCTCGGACAGCGCCACCGCCCTGCGGTTGATCGAGGACGCGACCGGCACCAAGGCGGTCGCCGAGATGGTGCTGTTGATCGACACCGACGACCCGGCGGCCCTCGACGAGGCCCGCGAGGTCCTCGACGCCGATCCGGACGTGGCTGCGGTGGTCGGAGGGCCGGAGGCCGGCGACGCGTTCGCCTCGCGCGACGGCGACCTCACCTTCCTCGCCGTCGTGTACACCGCCGACGCCAACACCACCGAGGTGTCCGAGCACCTCGGCGAGCAGCTCGGCGAGATCGACAACGTCCGGATCGGCGGCATCGGCGCCGCGTTCCAGGCGGTGAACGAGAAGGTCGAGTCCGACCTCGTCCGGTCCGAGCTGATCGCCTTCCCGCTGCTGCTCATCGCGGCCCTGTGGGTCTTCCGCTCCGGCGTCTCCGCCCTGCTGCCCCTGCTCGTCGGCGGCCTCACGATCATCTCGTCCCTGCTGTTCCTCCGCGGCGCCAACGAGATCGTCTCGATCTCGAACTTCGCCCTCAACCTGGTCACCGGCATCGGCCTGGGCCTGGCGATCGACTACTCGCTGTTCATGGTGTCGCGGTACCGCGAGGAGCTCGCCCGCGTCGGGCCGGGCGTCGAGGCCATCACGCGCACCGTCGCCACCGCGGGTCGCACGGTCGTCTACTCCGCCGTGACGGTCGCCGGCGCCGGCCTGGCCCTGCTGGTCTTCCCGCTGCGCTTCCTCTACTCCATGGGTGTCGGGCTCACCATCGTCGCCCTGACCGCGGCGGCCGTCTCGTTGATCGTCCTGCCGGCGTTGTTCGCCCTGCTGGGGACCCGGGTCAACTCCCTGGGCCTCA
The Aeromicrobium marinum DSM 15272 genome window above contains:
- the gluQRS gene encoding tRNA glutamyl-Q(34) synthetase GluQRS, giving the protein MSAGRFAPSPSGDLHIGNLRTAVLAWLFARGTGRRFLLRVEDLDQGRSGAEAEARQLQDLRELGLDWDGEVVRQSDRADTYAAALERLTEEGRTYPCFCSRREIREATRAPHAPPGSYPGTCRDLDPAERDRRATGRPPAIRLRAEVDSWSATDLVLGELAGPVDDLVLRRGDGTAAYHLAVAVDDADQGIDQVVRGDDLVGSTPGQAHLAHLLDLPAPTYAHVPLAVNVQGQRLAKRDGAVTAADLRALGLDPLALIAASLGLAGDLPRLLRDFDPAALPREPWVFRTP
- a CDS encoding TetR/AcrR family transcriptional regulator, producing MVTGKRMKAEDRKRLILDAAIVEYGSGGLHETSTEAIAERAGVSQPYLFRLFGTKQDLIIAAIHQHTDTLRGLFARAVAERGELSPLDAMGEEYARILAEDPNSLRCQLHTWAAAGDPAIGPVARSTYLEILDDIRRLSGASDEEITDFMAHGMLMTVAAALDIPDLACSIPTSSIGTTTPPSPSPQDD
- a CDS encoding alpha/beta fold hydrolase is translated as MPLLHVNGTDVHLTDTGAPAGRPEAPTVVFGHGLLFSGRMFDDQVAALGERYRCITIDWRGQGRTPPATTGGYDMDTLLGDVVGLLDELGLDAVHYVGLSMGGFVGMRLAARHPDRVLSLSLLDTSAGPEDPEKVKRYRLLARVYRLFGMGIVRGQVEPIMFGPTALGDPAVRPRIDRWLEDLATVDRSGMRQAILGVTDRLPVAPELGSITAPTLVVVGADDVATPVHKSEAIVAGIAGARLEVVPDCGHSSTIEQPTILSRLLADFIG
- a CDS encoding type II toxin-antitoxin system Rv0910 family toxin — translated: MTEPLDPSPSHDRTAGATVTLPVPPSVALAVVTDLGSFPAWLDMHSGWRGRAPGRAVVGLQFVEQVQLMGIPAEVQWEVVEVGDDRLGLEGSGPMELTLALLVTLAPQGDGTTLRLDIGLSGDPVRGPMGGSVLQSVQEAVDASVTRLVDHVAGADPTAAGPADGAAPVRHDRTGQLLDPHTPVIVGVGQHANRAVGEELLDPVELSVLALRAAETDSGSSGLLASADAVYAIASASWTYRDQAAAVAAQVGADPAETVMSARFGGDAGALLLNDAGAAIAEGRVAVALVSGAEAGATLAAAQKQGLELDWPRQAEDVAPTRVLGSDRAANTDPETAAGLSVPVYTYALFESALQAAAGHDTAEHEQVVSELWSGLSDVAAANPHAWSPQARSASELLEVGDENRMISSPYRKLMCANLTVDLAAGLIVTSVAAAQAAGVPQDRWVFLHAGASAHDEWFVSERGDLASSPAIRTIGAAALAHAGRSIEQIRHVDLYSCFPSAVQIGARELGLPVGDPARPLSVTGGLTFAGGPGNNYGTHAVASLVPRLRAEPDTFGLSTSVGWFLTKHAVGIFSAQPPVQPYRDLHPVVEATPTRTVLAEYEGEAVVEAHTTQFDRDGSPDAVILSVVTPAGDRVLVRTRQPEVASAGSIAGRRVQVGSTEEVRLLDESTEVPAAPPLPVRTERHGSTLVIVIDRPERRNAVDLRTALLIERAVDLLESDPTLRVGVLTGAGGHFSAGMDLKAAAAGQFPLTDGRGPLGITGRPPTKPLVAAVEGAALAGGCELALAADLIVASSTSVFGLPEPKRGLVAAAGGVMRLTQALPRKLAMEMVLTGDPVPAVRLAELGLVNRVVEPGRALEAALELAASIAVNAPMSVRIGKQIVTESPDWTTDEAFDRQSDLAAPAVFSDDAREGVQAFVEHRDPVWTGH